In Terriglobales bacterium, a single genomic region encodes these proteins:
- a CDS encoding YbjQ family protein — protein sequence MPTKVERDSLIYIEEQIMSSMPGAPRSSVIDHRLVTTCFELDGYRIVRSLGVVRGITVRSRSVVGTIGAALQTLVGGNITLLTKLCEKTREESFDLMLQHASELGANAVVGARYDATEIMQGVTEVLAYGTAVVVEKA from the coding sequence TTGCCGACGAAAGTTGAGCGCGATAGTCTGATCTATATTGAGGAGCAAATCATGAGCAGCATGCCCGGAGCGCCGCGATCCAGTGTGATTGATCATCGGCTGGTTACGACCTGCTTTGAACTGGACGGCTATCGCATTGTTCGCAGCTTGGGTGTGGTGCGGGGAATCACCGTGCGCTCGCGCTCCGTCGTAGGAACCATCGGCGCCGCGCTGCAGACTCTGGTTGGAGGCAACATCACACTTTTGACGAAGCTCTGCGAGAAGACCCGGGAGGAATCTTTCGATCTAATGCTGCAGCACGCGTCCGAACTCGGCGCCAACGCGGTGGTCGGCGCCCGCTATGACGCGACTGAGATCATGCAGGGTGTCACCGAAGTGCTGGCGTACGGCACCGCGGTGGTGGTAGAAAAAGCGTAA
- a CDS encoding CPXCG motif-containing cysteine-rich protein — translation MQAGFQCAGCGEWNETTVDDSAGRQQSYVEDCQICCKPNVLHIEYDAGAQDYVIRAELE, via the coding sequence ATGCAGGCGGGTTTTCAATGCGCTGGCTGCGGAGAGTGGAACGAGACCACGGTGGATGACTCTGCCGGCCGCCAGCAGAGCTACGTGGAAGATTGCCAGATTTGCTGCAAGCCCAATGTGCTGCACATTGAGTATGACGCGGGCGCTCAGGACTACGTCATCCGGGCAGAACTTGAATGA
- the murF gene encoding UDP-N-acetylmuramoyl-tripeptide--D-alanyl-D-alanine ligase has translation MKLPLGRIAQLLSSNTAAINRGALATGYSIDSRTVRPGELFFAVKGEHLDGHDFVEQALDKGATAAVVRADQAARYPGKNAKLIPVQDTLDSLQTLAREVRRMWGKKVVGVTGSVGKTTTKEAIAHLLGLRFKVLKSEGNLNNQFGLPLMLLRLEPEHDIAVIEMGMSHAGEIRALAAIAEPGIGVVTAVAPVHLEFFKSLAEIAAAKRELIEALPANGTAVLNADDAYVSHFGEGFRGKVMTFGLGASAKVRAEKIEELGAGGSNFEIVVGGSRQSATLPLIGRHNVYNALAAVAVAMENGITLTDAAGSLATLTPADKRGEIIKLAGATVINDCYNSNPKALDAMVEALAAMKAKRRIVIAGEMLELGPAAAELHRACGAQMAQRKIDVVIGVRGTAREIVEGAKEAGVAAEFFATPEQAGDWLSREVKIGDAVLLKASRGVRLERALERWQTQLQQKPGQAVAVRH, from the coding sequence TTGAAGCTCCCTCTGGGCCGCATCGCTCAGCTACTCTCTTCGAATACAGCCGCGATTAATCGTGGCGCGTTGGCGACGGGATATTCGATTGATTCGCGTACCGTCCGTCCCGGGGAGCTGTTCTTCGCCGTAAAAGGGGAACACCTGGACGGGCACGATTTTGTAGAGCAGGCGCTTGATAAAGGAGCGACGGCGGCGGTGGTCCGTGCCGATCAGGCGGCTAGGTATCCCGGCAAAAACGCAAAATTGATTCCGGTTCAAGACACCCTGGATTCCTTGCAGACACTGGCACGCGAAGTGCGCAGGATGTGGGGCAAGAAAGTTGTCGGCGTGACTGGCTCCGTAGGAAAAACTACCACCAAAGAGGCGATTGCGCATTTGTTGGGCTTGCGATTCAAGGTCCTGAAATCGGAGGGGAATTTAAACAATCAGTTCGGACTCCCGCTGATGTTGCTGAGGCTCGAACCAGAGCACGATATTGCGGTGATCGAGATGGGAATGTCGCACGCTGGCGAAATACGCGCCTTGGCAGCGATTGCAGAGCCCGGCATCGGTGTTGTGACAGCAGTAGCGCCTGTGCACCTGGAGTTCTTCAAGTCGTTGGCGGAGATAGCTGCGGCTAAGAGAGAGCTCATCGAGGCTTTGCCCGCGAATGGCACAGCAGTCTTGAACGCGGACGATGCGTACGTCTCACACTTTGGGGAGGGATTTAGAGGCAAAGTAATGACCTTTGGCCTGGGTGCATCCGCCAAAGTGCGAGCGGAGAAGATCGAAGAGCTTGGCGCGGGGGGATCCAACTTCGAGATTGTGGTTGGAGGAAGCCGGCAGAGCGCCACTCTTCCATTGATCGGGCGCCATAATGTCTACAACGCGCTGGCCGCAGTTGCCGTGGCGATGGAGAACGGGATTACGTTAACCGATGCGGCAGGTTCCCTCGCCACTCTGACTCCCGCGGACAAGCGCGGCGAGATCATCAAACTAGCTGGCGCAACCGTAATCAACGATTGCTACAATTCAAATCCAAAAGCTCTGGATGCAATGGTGGAAGCGCTGGCGGCCATGAAGGCCAAACGCCGTATTGTCATCGCTGGGGAAATGCTCGAACTCGGCCCGGCTGCCGCCGAATTGCATCGCGCGTGCGGCGCACAGATGGCACAGCGAAAGATCGATGTAGTTATCGGAGTGCGCGGCACGGCACGCGAGATTGTCGAGGGTGCAAAAGAAGCCGGAGTCGCCGCGGAGTTTTTTGCCACGCCGGAACAGGCGGGAGACTGGCTCTCACGTGAAGTGAAAATCGGCGATGCCGTGCTCCTGAAGGCATCACGCGGGGTGCGGCTGGAGCGAGCGCTAGAGCGCTGGCAAACACAGTTGCAGCAGAAACCGGGCCAGGCAGTCGCGGTCAGGCACTAG
- a CDS encoding cell division protein FtsL, with protein sequence MAAPALAVGRAVPARRKSCWMGTPEVYFTKPIDNSRVVKVADPQRSRELRMMLGSICCLFLLVMTFAWQHFSAIEYGYKIEALKVQRDGLVEMNRALRLEDASLRDPGRIDTLAKRMGLQSPQAGQVLMMDTALPDSSAPEMARISQFSVVPAR encoded by the coding sequence ATGGCAGCTCCGGCCCTGGCTGTGGGACGAGCAGTTCCGGCGCGGCGCAAGTCGTGCTGGATGGGAACGCCTGAGGTGTATTTCACCAAGCCCATTGATAACTCGAGAGTGGTCAAAGTGGCCGACCCGCAGCGCAGCCGAGAGCTAAGGATGATGCTCGGTTCAATCTGCTGCCTGTTCCTGCTGGTGATGACTTTCGCCTGGCAGCACTTCAGTGCGATCGAATACGGCTACAAGATCGAAGCCCTAAAGGTGCAGCGCGATGGCTTGGTTGAAATGAACCGCGCGCTGCGACTTGAGGATGCATCGTTGCGCGATCCTGGCCGGATTGACACATTGGCGAAGCGCATGGGGCTGCAGTCGCCCCAGGCCGGACAGGTATTAATGATGGACACGGCGTTGCCGGATTCGAGCGCACCGGAAATGGCCCGCATTTCGCAGTTCTCAGTAGTGCCGGCGCGATAA
- a CDS encoding division/cell wall cluster transcriptional repressor MraZ, producing MFRGNHPTRVDEKGRLKVPAEFKRVIDEKYGTQFYITSLDGKSAQIYPFEEWERIEQKLAGLSTFNPTKKKFLERTNYYGQVVEMDAQGRLLVPTVLRDSAQIRGEVAVLGNLTYLDVRNNDAFVKEMKENPFTPEDEKTLDELGI from the coding sequence ATGTTTCGCGGCAATCACCCAACTCGCGTCGACGAAAAGGGACGGCTCAAAGTCCCCGCGGAATTCAAGCGGGTGATCGACGAGAAGTACGGAACGCAATTTTACATAACCAGCCTCGACGGCAAGAGTGCCCAGATATATCCCTTCGAGGAGTGGGAGCGGATCGAGCAGAAGCTGGCAGGGCTCTCGACCTTCAATCCCACAAAAAAGAAGTTCTTGGAGCGCACCAACTATTACGGCCAGGTAGTGGAGATGGATGCTCAGGGGCGCTTGCTGGTCCCCACGGTGTTACGGGACTCAGCGCAGATTCGCGGAGAAGTGGCGGTGCTGGGCAATCTGACCTATCTGGATGTGCGCAACAACGACGCGTTCGTCAAGGAGATGAAGGAGAACCCATTCACTCCTGAGGATGAGAAGACCCTCGACGAACTGGGCATCTAG
- the mraY gene encoding phospho-N-acetylmuramoyl-pentapeptide-transferase, with translation MLYWLLYLKLFHYFSPFRIFRFLTFRTAFASLTALFTALVIGPFVIKRLREFQIGQYIREEGPQAHQKKAGTPTMGGVLIAIAIVVPTLLWADLSNKFIWLAVISTIAFASIGFADDYLKTIHHRNLGLTGRTKLLLQISTSILIAVALIAFQTQGLYSTHLIMPFDKTFRPDLVIHRLLGSPHIWPLAFLPFIGFVVVVIVGASNAVNLTDGLDGLAIGCTIIAASALAVLTYVSGHATFSSYLELQRMPQVGELTIFCGAMVGSAIGFLWYNAHPAEIFMGDVGSLALGGAIGTVAVTIKQELLLPFIGGIFVIEAISVILQVASYKLRKKRIFKMAPLHHHFELLGWSESKIIVRFWIASLVFALFALTTLKLR, from the coding sequence TTGCTTTATTGGCTTTTGTATTTAAAGCTGTTTCATTACTTTTCGCCCTTCCGCATATTCCGATTCCTTACCTTCCGCACGGCCTTTGCCAGCCTGACCGCGCTGTTCACGGCGTTAGTGATCGGGCCATTTGTGATCAAACGGCTGCGTGAATTCCAGATTGGCCAGTACATCCGCGAAGAGGGCCCACAAGCTCACCAGAAAAAAGCGGGAACGCCCACCATGGGCGGAGTGCTGATCGCGATCGCCATCGTGGTGCCGACCTTGCTCTGGGCTGACCTCAGCAACAAGTTCATATGGCTGGCGGTGATTTCCACGATCGCGTTCGCCAGCATTGGATTCGCCGACGATTATCTGAAAACGATTCACCATCGCAATCTTGGCCTCACCGGGCGCACCAAGCTGCTTTTGCAGATCAGCACCAGCATTCTGATCGCAGTAGCGCTGATCGCCTTTCAGACCCAGGGACTCTACTCGACGCATCTGATCATGCCGTTCGATAAGACCTTTCGGCCGGACCTGGTGATCCACCGGCTGCTGGGTTCACCTCACATCTGGCCGCTGGCTTTTCTGCCGTTCATTGGTTTTGTAGTGGTTGTGATTGTGGGCGCCAGCAACGCGGTGAATCTCACCGACGGTCTGGACGGCCTGGCTATCGGCTGCACCATCATTGCTGCCAGCGCGCTGGCGGTGCTTACCTATGTGAGCGGGCACGCGACCTTCTCCAGCTATCTCGAATTGCAGCGCATGCCCCAGGTCGGCGAGTTGACTATCTTTTGCGGAGCGATGGTCGGCTCCGCCATCGGTTTCCTTTGGTATAACGCGCACCCCGCTGAGATCTTCATGGGAGACGTGGGCTCCCTCGCGCTCGGTGGCGCGATAGGTACGGTGGCCGTCACCATCAAGCAGGAACTCCTTCTGCCCTTTATCGGCGGAATATTTGTGATCGAGGCGATCTCGGTGATCTTGCAGGTGGCTTCGTACAAGCTGCGTAAAAAGCGAATCTTCAAAATGGCGCCCCTGCACCACCACTTCGAACTGCTGGGTTGGTCGGAGTCAAAAATAATTGTGCGCTTCTGGATTGCCTCGCTGGTATTTGCACTGTTTGCTTTAACCACCTTGAAGTTGCGTTAG
- the rsmH gene encoding 16S rRNA (cytosine(1402)-N(4))-methyltransferase RsmH has translation MGKGFGEQEEAPQRGGTAKPEKPGHVSVLLKEAIDFLAIRRGGTYIDATVGAGGHSYEIARRLGAQGHLIGLDKDPQALEIARQRLQPFPERKEDWPRIMLLQGSFAQVGERLDPASADGLLADLGLSSLQLQDAARGFSFQAEGALDMRMDPQSELTAEQVVNRVDEKTLADLIYEFGEERRSRRIARAIVRSRPIRTTAQLAEVVSAAARPMKYVKGIHPATRTFQAIRIFVNRELDDLRALLAEGAASRVLRPGGRLVIISFHSLEDRIVKDAFREGSSAGIYRPMTKKPVRPKAEEIASNPRSRSAKLRAAEKV, from the coding sequence GTGGGCAAAGGTTTTGGGGAGCAGGAAGAAGCCCCTCAGCGGGGCGGCACGGCCAAGCCAGAAAAGCCTGGCCATGTTTCGGTTCTTTTAAAAGAAGCGATCGACTTTTTAGCCATCCGGCGTGGTGGGACCTATATCGACGCTACGGTGGGCGCAGGCGGGCACAGTTACGAAATCGCAAGACGCCTGGGCGCACAGGGTCATTTGATTGGGCTCGATAAAGATCCGCAAGCGCTGGAGATAGCGCGTCAGCGACTGCAGCCATTCCCAGAAAGGAAAGAGGACTGGCCGCGGATCATGCTGTTGCAGGGTTCGTTCGCCCAGGTTGGAGAGCGGCTCGATCCTGCTTCGGCAGACGGGCTGCTGGCGGATCTGGGATTGAGCAGCTTGCAACTGCAAGATGCGGCGCGCGGATTCAGTTTTCAGGCGGAAGGAGCGCTCGACATGCGAATGGACCCGCAGTCAGAGCTGACCGCCGAACAAGTGGTAAATCGCGTCGACGAGAAAACTCTCGCCGATCTGATTTACGAATTCGGTGAGGAAAGGAGGTCGCGGAGAATCGCCAGAGCCATTGTCCGGTCGCGACCGATTCGCACAACTGCACAACTTGCAGAGGTGGTTTCGGCCGCGGCCCGGCCAATGAAATACGTAAAGGGCATTCATCCCGCGACGCGCACTTTCCAGGCAATCCGAATCTTCGTAAACCGCGAATTAGACGACCTGCGGGCGTTGCTAGCCGAAGGCGCGGCGTCCCGGGTGCTCAGGCCGGGAGGACGGCTGGTGATTATCAGCTTTCACTCGCTGGAGGACCGCATTGTGAAAGACGCGTTCCGTGAAGGAAGTAGCGCAGGCATCTATCGGCCGATGACAAAGAAACCGGTCAGGCCGAAGGCAGAAGAGATCGCTTCAAACCCGCGCTCGCGCAGTGCAAAGTTGCGGGCGGCGGAAAAAGTGTAA
- a CDS encoding penicillin-binding protein, producing the protein MAASNSLKDATQKRLYILGAIFLAWAAIVCVRLVDLQVFRYGQFVQHAQRQQQRTIDVAPARGIIYDRHGNELAMSISVDSVFAVPSEIPDPDNTAHLLARVLKADPIELRARFRAARTFCWVARKVDAQTSDRLRALNLRGIYFQKESKRFYPKRELAAQVLGYVGMDDEGLSGIERAYQERLQGRPGQMLISVDAHRRWFGRAERQPEPGENVVLTVDEAIQYIAERELYAAMQQTHAASGTVVVENPRTGEILALVNRPTFNPNWSKGIRPEALKNHAVSDVYEPGSTFKVVTLSAALDQKLTNPNEVVDCQMGSIVVGGRRIHDWKRFGALKVSEVLAHSSDVGAIKIALRLGDDRLYNYIRGFGFGQQTGIELPGETRGLTKPVSRWTKVSIGAISMGQEIGVSPLQLAAMISSIGNDGVWVAPRIVAATTEPGSTPQTIAFHPAMERRVVAPLTAAQMKSMMEGVVLFGTGRKATLEGYSAAGKSGTAQKVDPATGTYSRSKYIASFGGFAPVNNPAITVLVILDSPVGPHHGGEVAGPVFQRIAQQTLAYLNVPHDVDLPKQRQLLLANRAVKDEDVAESSPDRLGAPLELPSPPAEVGAQARVDARAATQRSKSADTPPEPKPEAGLLEPTPVAARESIPIATAAAAMTPSAAFAASQRADSLPTRGTVVLDVEQGGIVVPSFIGKPLRAVIETAQSSGVEVDAMGSGIAREQSPAAGSHVAAGSHVAVRFER; encoded by the coding sequence GTGGCTGCGAGCAACTCTCTTAAGGACGCGACCCAGAAGCGACTCTACATTCTGGGCGCGATCTTCCTGGCATGGGCGGCCATTGTTTGCGTGCGGTTGGTTGACCTGCAAGTCTTCCGCTACGGTCAGTTTGTCCAGCACGCGCAACGCCAGCAGCAGCGCACCATTGATGTGGCCCCGGCGCGCGGCATCATCTATGACCGTCATGGCAATGAGCTGGCGATGTCCATATCCGTGGACTCCGTCTTTGCGGTGCCGAGCGAAATTCCCGATCCTGACAACACCGCCCACCTGCTGGCCCGAGTACTTAAAGCTGATCCCATTGAACTGCGCGCCAGGTTCCGCGCCGCTCGAACGTTCTGCTGGGTGGCCCGCAAGGTTGACGCCCAGACCAGTGACCGTCTCCGCGCGCTGAATTTGCGCGGCATCTATTTCCAAAAAGAATCTAAGCGTTTCTACCCCAAACGTGAGCTTGCTGCCCAGGTGCTGGGATACGTCGGCATGGATGACGAGGGTTTGAGCGGGATAGAGCGTGCTTACCAGGAACGGCTGCAGGGCCGCCCGGGACAGATGCTGATTTCGGTGGATGCCCACCGGCGATGGTTCGGACGGGCGGAGCGCCAGCCTGAGCCTGGCGAAAATGTCGTCCTCACGGTGGACGAGGCAATTCAGTACATTGCTGAGCGCGAGCTGTATGCGGCCATGCAGCAGACTCACGCTGCTTCCGGCACGGTGGTGGTTGAGAACCCGCGCACCGGGGAAATTCTGGCGCTGGTGAACCGCCCGACATTCAATCCCAATTGGTCCAAGGGTATCAGGCCGGAGGCGCTGAAGAACCATGCCGTTAGCGATGTCTACGAACCGGGTTCGACATTCAAAGTAGTGACCCTTTCTGCCGCCCTGGACCAGAAGCTGACGAATCCGAATGAAGTAGTTGATTGCCAGATGGGCTCCATTGTTGTGGGTGGCCGTCGAATCCACGACTGGAAGCGCTTTGGCGCCCTGAAAGTTTCAGAGGTGCTGGCGCACTCGAGCGATGTCGGCGCTATCAAGATTGCTCTGCGATTAGGAGACGACCGCCTCTACAACTACATTCGTGGTTTTGGATTCGGCCAGCAAACCGGGATTGAACTGCCGGGCGAGACCCGCGGCCTTACCAAGCCGGTGAGCCGCTGGACGAAGGTTTCGATCGGGGCAATTTCCATGGGACAGGAGATCGGAGTTTCGCCACTACAGCTGGCAGCCATGATCTCCAGCATAGGCAATGATGGAGTCTGGGTGGCGCCGCGGATTGTAGCCGCGACCACTGAGCCGGGCAGTACGCCGCAGACGATCGCTTTCCATCCCGCCATGGAAAGGCGAGTGGTGGCGCCGCTTACCGCGGCACAGATGAAGTCCATGATGGAAGGGGTGGTGCTGTTCGGCACTGGACGCAAAGCCACTTTGGAGGGCTATAGCGCGGCGGGCAAGAGCGGAACGGCGCAGAAGGTTGATCCCGCTACTGGAACATACTCGCGCAGTAAGTACATTGCTTCATTCGGAGGATTTGCACCGGTCAATAATCCGGCGATCACAGTCCTGGTGATTCTGGATTCGCCGGTTGGACCCCACCATGGAGGAGAAGTTGCCGGCCCTGTCTTTCAGCGCATCGCGCAACAGACGCTGGCCTACTTGAATGTGCCGCACGACGTGGACCTCCCCAAACAACGACAGTTGCTGCTGGCCAACCGGGCTGTAAAGGACGAGGATGTTGCCGAGAGTTCTCCTGATCGTCTGGGCGCTCCCCTGGAATTGCCTTCCCCACCTGCTGAAGTTGGCGCGCAAGCCCGCGTTGATGCCCGGGCCGCGACACAACGTTCAAAGTCGGCGGACACCCCACCGGAACCCAAGCCGGAGGCCGGGTTATTAGAACCCACCCCGGTGGCCGCGCGCGAAAGCATACCGATCGCCACCGCGGCGGCCGCAATGACGCCCTCTGCCGCGTTCGCCGCCTCGCAGCGCGCGGATTCCCTGCCCACACGGGGCACGGTCGTGTTGGACGTGGAGCAGGGCGGCATCGTTGTGCCATCTTTTATTGGCAAACCGCTGCGAGCGGTGATCGAGACAGCGCAAAGCAGTGGAGTAGAAGTTGACGCCATGGGGAGCGGCATCGCGCGCGAGCAGTCTCCGGCAGCGGGAAGTCACGTGGCCGCCGGATCGCACGTGGCGGTACGCTTCGAACGATAG
- a CDS encoding Xaa-Pro peptidase family protein translates to MVSRRQFLHGSALAAAAIPGIPLIAIDAPKETSCKPLPASIAALTSWKDKARPITSDERRVRLDKARRLMVENKLDAIMLTTGTSLNYFTGIKWWGSERLFATLIPAKGEPFFVCPAFEQDRAQEQISNGPLAKAEILLWPEDESPYQRIAQGLRDGGIVTGTLGVEETTPFVFSQGVSFTAPQLTLASATPVTAGCRMIKDAHEVELMRLAAKVTLAAYEATYRALREGMSQNDVADLVAAAHRQLGFEGEADVQVGQYSALPHGSRTPQIIRNGTILLMDGGCKVEGYTSDITRTYVLGKATDKMKRVFDVVHRAQSAALATARPGTSCEVVDAVARNVISDAGFRPVYKYFTHRVGHGMGMDGHEWPYLVHGNTLPLAPNMVFSDEPGIYIRGEFGVRLEDDMHITENGAELFTAQSPSLEQPFGAI, encoded by the coding sequence ATGGTTTCTCGACGTCAATTCCTTCATGGCAGCGCGCTGGCTGCGGCAGCGATTCCCGGTATTCCGCTCATCGCAATTGACGCTCCGAAAGAAACAAGCTGCAAACCGTTGCCCGCGTCGATAGCGGCGTTGACCTCGTGGAAGGACAAAGCCCGCCCCATCACATCCGACGAACGGCGCGTCCGCCTGGACAAAGCACGGCGGCTGATGGTCGAAAACAAGTTGGACGCGATCATGCTCACCACTGGAACATCTCTGAATTACTTTACGGGAATCAAGTGGTGGGGCAGCGAACGCCTGTTCGCAACATTAATCCCCGCCAAGGGCGAGCCATTTTTCGTCTGCCCAGCTTTCGAACAGGACCGCGCACAGGAGCAGATTTCAAACGGTCCGCTGGCGAAGGCGGAGATTCTCCTGTGGCCCGAGGACGAATCGCCTTACCAGCGCATTGCCCAGGGATTGAGGGACGGGGGTATTGTCACCGGCACGCTTGGCGTCGAAGAAACCACCCCGTTCGTCTTCAGTCAGGGGGTGTCTTTTACCGCCCCGCAGTTGACGCTTGCGAGCGCAACACCGGTGACGGCCGGCTGCCGCATGATCAAAGACGCGCACGAAGTTGAGTTAATGCGCTTGGCTGCCAAGGTCACACTTGCTGCCTACGAGGCAACATACAGAGCGCTGCGCGAAGGCATGTCCCAGAACGACGTCGCCGATCTGGTTGCGGCGGCGCACCGGCAACTCGGCTTCGAAGGTGAGGCTGACGTTCAAGTCGGACAATATTCCGCCCTCCCGCACGGGTCGCGCACACCACAGATCATCCGCAACGGAACCATCCTGCTGATGGATGGGGGCTGCAAGGTCGAAGGCTACACCTCAGATATCACCAGGACATACGTACTTGGGAAAGCCACCGACAAGATGAAACGCGTGTTCGACGTGGTACATCGTGCACAAAGCGCGGCGCTGGCGACTGCCCGGCCAGGAACTTCCTGTGAAGTTGTGGATGCGGTTGCGCGCAACGTTATCAGTGATGCCGGCTTTCGTCCCGTTTATAAGTATTTCACGCACCGCGTGGGTCACGGCATGGGCATGGATGGACACGAGTGGCCATATCTCGTGCACGGCAACACGCTTCCCTTGGCACCCAACATGGTCTTTAGTGATGAACCTGGCATTTACATCCGCGGCGAATTCGGAGTAAGGCTGGAAGACGATATGCACATCACGGAAAACGGCGCTGAGCTGTTCACTGCGCAGAGTCCATCTCTCGAACAGCCCTTCGGCGCCATATAA
- a CDS encoding UDP-N-acetylmuramoyl-L-alanyl-D-glutamate--2,6-diaminopimelate ligase, whose amino-acid sequence MTFQDVLSGAEVVSLSGDAEVTAVEYDSRRLSPGCLFVAIRGETNDGNRFIDAAVAAGAVAVVSDAQNFSPPPGVAWARVSHGRRALARISANFYNRPAEKLAVTGVTGTNGKSTTTFLVESIFRAAGRRSMLVGTIEYHVAGKVLPAPHTTPESLELNRLFSEALQAGATEAVMEVSSHALAQERVFGIPFDAAVFTNLTRDHLDYHLTFEAYFAAKRKLFEGSGTEPPRVAVLNMDDEYGAKLVKFSKQHGSQVLTYGIGHGDFKARDLDITQRGTRFRLVTPEGDMGLFSPLIGRVNVYNVLAASAAGYARGCKRDAIAQGIASLTRVPGRFERVDAGQAFTVVVDYAHTDDALRNLTALARELLAHTRKGRVITLFGCGGDRDRAKRPLMGEAAGKGSDFVVLTSDNPRSEDPLAIINDALTGLQRTRTRYATQPDRRKAIALAIQEAQPGDIVLLAGKGHEKVQVTKSGTLPFDDVQVAREVLASLGYGADSAPSVDPVGSKS is encoded by the coding sequence ATGACCTTCCAAGATGTTCTGAGTGGCGCGGAGGTCGTGTCGCTATCCGGCGATGCGGAGGTCACGGCTGTGGAATACGACTCCCGCCGTCTGAGTCCGGGATGTTTGTTCGTTGCCATTCGCGGGGAAACCAACGACGGGAATCGCTTCATTGATGCCGCTGTGGCCGCGGGAGCGGTTGCCGTGGTCAGCGATGCACAGAATTTCTCGCCGCCACCAGGAGTCGCCTGGGCGCGAGTTTCCCATGGCCGACGCGCGCTGGCGCGCATCAGCGCGAATTTTTACAATCGGCCGGCAGAAAAATTGGCGGTGACCGGCGTAACCGGCACCAATGGCAAGAGCACGACCACGTTCCTGGTCGAATCCATCTTTCGCGCCGCCGGCAGGCGCAGCATGTTGGTGGGGACCATTGAATATCATGTGGCCGGAAAAGTTCTGCCTGCTCCCCATACCACGCCAGAATCGCTGGAACTGAACCGGCTGTTCTCGGAAGCCCTGCAGGCGGGCGCCACCGAGGCCGTGATGGAGGTCTCCTCACACGCTCTGGCTCAGGAGCGCGTATTCGGTATTCCCTTCGACGCGGCCGTTTTCACGAACCTCACGCGCGATCATCTCGATTACCACCTCACCTTCGAGGCCTATTTCGCGGCCAAGCGCAAGCTGTTTGAGGGAAGCGGTACAGAGCCGCCGCGTGTGGCCGTGTTGAACATGGATGACGAGTACGGCGCGAAACTCGTGAAGTTTTCCAAACAGCATGGCTCTCAAGTGCTGACTTACGGTATCGGTCATGGAGACTTTAAGGCACGAGATCTGGACATCACTCAGCGGGGCACCCGTTTTAGGCTAGTCACGCCCGAGGGCGACATGGGACTCTTTTCTCCACTGATCGGAAGAGTCAACGTTTACAACGTGCTTGCTGCATCTGCGGCGGGATATGCGCGAGGGTGCAAACGTGATGCCATTGCGCAGGGCATTGCGTCGCTGACCCGGGTGCCCGGCCGTTTTGAGCGAGTGGACGCCGGTCAGGCTTTCACCGTTGTAGTGGACTACGCACATACTGATGACGCTTTGCGCAACTTGACGGCACTGGCGCGTGAACTTCTCGCTCACACCAGAAAAGGCAGGGTGATTACGCTGTTCGGCTGCGGCGGCGACCGCGATCGTGCCAAGCGCCCGCTGATGGGCGAAGCTGCGGGAAAGGGCAGCGATTTCGTGGTGCTTACTTCGGATAACCCTCGCAGTGAGGACCCGCTGGCCATCATCAATGACGCGCTGACCGGACTGCAGCGCACCAGAACTCGCTACGCGACCCAGCCAGACCGCCGTAAGGCCATCGCGCTCGCCATTCAAGAGGCCCAACCGGGCGACATCGTGCTTCTGGCCGGCAAAGGTCACGAAAAGGTGCAGGTCACCAAAAGCGGGACGCTACCTTTCGACGACGTGCAGGTCGCGCGCGAAGTGCTGGCGTCGCTCGGGTATGGCGCGGATTCCGCGCCATCTGTTGATCCCGTGGGGAGCAAATCTTGA